In Helicobacter mastomyrinus, the sequence ATAACAGGCTCGGGACAAGGGAGATCACGCACATCAATTTGTATGGTATTATTCATCATAATCCTTTACTCCCTTATTTGTAAGGGCATAGAATCTAAATAGAATTGCCTTAGAGGATTCTGTAATACGACTTCATACAAAACCTCAAGGGTAAAAAAGTGATAATACACTTTTATGGATTAAAACTTCTTTAAGCAAAAGTGTCAAAAGGTCGTGCTTACTTTTATATAAAAACATTTTTATTGTTTTGTTCAATGGTATCAATAGCATTCATACCAATGAGAGTATAATATTGGGTTTAGCACTTTTGTCTTAAGTGCTTTGGCAATAACATATTGCTCTGTAAAAATCTTTTAGCCTAAGTGAGTTTTACTAAAATTTATACTGATACATAAATCATTTCTAAACTACCACAGGTGCAGAAAGAGCAAATCTTTTATCTTATGTAGGCTTTATTGGGATTATAGAGAGTGGGTAGATAATCCCTTAAGCAAAAAGAGGTAAAACTTTTGTCTTGCATATTCATATTAAAGTGCCTACCTTATTTATAAAAAAATCAAAAGTGATAAAAAAAGGGAGTGTTTTGAGATGTTGGTGTCAAAGAAAGACGATGAGTTTTTTGTTAAAATAACACTATCTGCTTTCTCACCCACTTTGTGGTGCGGAAAAAGAGAATTAAGGAGGCGTTACTACCTCCGCTCTTTTGGGGCTGGAGGGTAAACCCCTTTTGCCTTTGCAGGATTACATCTTTTTGCGATAAAAAGAAGTTATCAAAGTATTAAGATAAATATTTTTTTGAGATATTAAACATCAAACCGAACTCATCGTTTTTTAGCAAAAACAGCAAACAAGATTCTAAATTTGAATCTATTTACAAGCAAAACATATCTTTTAACTTATATAAAATAAATCATACGATAGTGCATACACGTCTAAGCATTCCTTGGATTACCCTCTTAACTTCACACTTGCAAAATCTCTTAAGGCATCATAAGGGTGATAAGAGCAGGTAATCTAGTAAATGATATATAAGGAGGAGTGAGGTATATATTGCCAAGCTAACCTCACTCTTGTGCTTTAGCACTAGTCCATACTTACACATTTATGCCCTTCACTAGATATACTGCTCACTCCTGATAGAAAAAAGAAAACATAAAAGAATTTCAAACTTTAATAAAGTTGATATTTGTTAAAAAAAGAATCAAGTAAAAATAAATACTTATGAGTAGAGTCTTAAAACTCAAATTTTATCGTATAGAGGAGGGGGTTAAAGCTGATTTAGTTTATAAATATTCCATATCTAGAGCATTTAAGAAGCCTCTTTTCTGCAATTATCTCAATTTTAAGGACTATGAATTGAATAGTATTTATTGTTTGCATTATGAAATATTATTAAAATATAACTTTTCTCACACTTTTTAATTTTCACTTTAGTTTTCATTTGCTATTATCAGCTATTCATTTGCAAATCATTCTTATTATTGTTTGTAAATGATAGTATCACTTAAAATTTTCAAGGAGGAACAATGAAAATTATTCCGTATAGCACCTTAGTAGCAAGTTTGCTAAGTAGCTTTGCAATCGCAGATTCGCTAGATTCAGCAAATAACCAAATGGGGGGGGGGCATAGCCAAGAATCAAGTCAAAATGTAGATGATGAAAATGTCCGCAAGGTTAATCTAGGGCGCTCTGTGGTAAGTGCTTCAGGCTATGAGCAAGATATAAAAGATGCTCCGGCAAGTATAGCCATTATCCCACGTGAGGAAATACTCACTCGCCCTATTAGAGACCTAGGCGATGCGGTGCAAGATATTCCGGGTGTGTATGTGGAAGCCGGAAAAACAGGGGGTAATACCATTTCTATGCGTGGGCTTGGCTCAGCTTATACGCTTATCCTTATTGATGGCAAACGACAAAATGTCGCTCAAGGCTTTGATGCTAATGGCTTTAATGGCACCTTTACTTCCTTTATGCCTCCTGCTAGTATGATAGAGAGGATCGAGGTTATTCGAGGACCTGCTTCTATCATCTATGGAAGCGATGCAATGGGTGGGGTGATAAATATCATTACTAAAAAACATAGCGATAGATTTAGCGGGGGAATCCAACTTGAGACTACACTTTCCCAACATCCTCAAACCTTTGGTCCTCAATATGGAATAAATGGCTATATGAATATCCCTCTTATAAAAGAAATGCTTTCTTTGAATCTTCGTGGAGCCTACAAATGGGGTGGGCAAAATGCATTTTATGAACCCGGTAAGGGACCCCATACACCTATCACATATACATCAGGCAATAATGGCAGCGTAAATTTTAGCAATCCATATTATAATTGGTCTGCTACAGGCTATACCCAATGGAATGCCGGAGGACGGCTCAACTTCACGCCTAATAAAAATAATTATATCTACTTAGATTCTGAAGTATTCTTTGCACGGACAGGAAGCCTCAAAACATCATCAAGCAGCATTACTGCGGTAAGAGATTTCTATAAATTTAATAATATTTTAAGCCACACCGCAGATTATGATTGGGGTAAAATCAATAGTTATATACAATATAGTCAAACACAATGGGCTTCTCACGCTGATACCAATAGCACTTGGGGTAGTGGGCTTTGGCCAGGTTCATCAAAAGGAAATACCGTAGATTGGGCGAATGGACGATACAATCGAGACCTTATTTTTCAATCTACCTTTACTGATGATTTTGATTTTGGTAGAGCAGGAAGCCTTATCTTTAATGGTGGAGTGTATTATATATGGCAGCAGCTCTATACTAAAAACAATGGCTTTAGAAGAGATATGAATCAAGTAGCCCTTTTTGCCGAGGGTGAATATCTCATCAATCAATACTTTAGCACGACTCTAGGCTTACGCTACAATTACAGCGATATTTTTAAGGCTATCCCTAATCCTCGATTCTATGTGAATTACAATCCTACCGATTGGCTTACTTTTAAGGCTGGCATTGCCACAGGGGTGCTTGTGCCACAGCTTAGCTATCTCTATGAGGGTTATACGTTAAGCACCGATAGGGGTAACAATAACACAACCACGGCATCTTATGGTAATAAAAACCTAAAGCCCGAGCAGAGTGTGAGCTATGAGCTAAGCGCTATTCTTGATACTGAACCAGCTATGCTAATATTAACCGGATTCTATACAGATTTTAATAATAAAATTTCAAGCGTTACAGGCATTCAACCCGGAACTACTATCGATGGTGTATTATGTGATGCAGCGGGTGCTAATCAATGTGCCTTTTATCGCAACCTTGATAGTGCTATGCTCACAGGAGCAGAGACAAGCTTTAAGCTAAAGCCTATTTATGGAATCTCTCTTGATGCAAGTTATGGATTTACTTATTCAAGAACACTTAGTGTCTCTAATGCAAATCAAGAATTTCTTGTAGGTGAGCCTATAAACAATATTCCTAAACATAAATTTACCATTAAGCCAAACTATCACTATAAGAACTTTGATGCCTATATTCGCTGGAGTGGTAACTTCCAAACACCCACTTCCGCAGTGCAACAAAGCAGTCTTGCTACAAGTGCGCGAGGACTTGTAGGGAAGTATTATAAAGATTATCAGTTAGTAGATATTGCGGCTACCTATAAGTTTAATAAAACTTATGCCCTCACTTTTGCGGTGAATAATCTCCTTGATGTGAAATTCTATGATCCAGATAATTTGATTACTTATAGCAGTGGAAGGGGTGGCACATCATATATTAATCCCTATCAAAGAATCTTGCCCGCAAGAGCATATTGGATAAGTTTTAGGGCGGATTGGTAACTTTTTGCTTTGTTATTGCGAGGTGAGAGCAAAGACTAATAAAGTATATATGTGAAGCGTTTGTCCTCACTAGTAAATCTATATTTTCCTGTGATTGCAAGGGAATCTTAGAAGAGCCATCTGTCTTTGTTTATAGATTATTTTGGGGGCATTACCCTCGCAATGATGAGACGATCCATTTGTTATTATGAGAGTTAGAATAGGATGGAGGCAACCAACATAAAACTTGTAGTTCCCCATCATCGCGAAAAATAATGAGAATTTATTCATTATTTTGGTATTGCTCTAAGGTAATTTGATGATAAATTTCACACATAGCTCACATTATTTAGATAAGATTGTGAGTATTTATATTATTTCAAAGGAAACTCCATTATGAAACTTCATCGCAAACTTTGGATGCAAATCCATTTATACCTTAGTCTTTTTTTTCTTCCTGCAGCATTGATTTATGCTATTACAGGAGCACTCTATATCTTTGAGATACGGCAAAATTCAGGGGCGACTATCACTAAAATCCCTCTAGATTTAAAGCCTAAAAAAGGTGAAGAAAGAGATTTTATCATCAATGTGCTAGAAGAAAATAATCTTAGAATCCCAAGCAATACAGAAATTAAAATGGCTCGAGGAAATCCAAGTATGGGGAATGTCAAGTATTCAGCTACGATAATGAATGACCAAAAAGAAGGCTTGATACTTAATGTGGTAGATAGAAACCTCTATGGTGTGCTGATGATGATGCACAAAAGCGGGGGGACAAAATTTGAGCTCGGGGGCTTTAAATTCACATTTTTGACTTTATTGCCGTGTGCTTTGGGCTATCTATGATACTTTTCTATCTCTCTGGGCTTATTATGACTTCATTTTGCAAGGGCAAACGTAAAAGTGGCTTTGGAGTAATGGGAATAGGCTTTATCGTTACTATCTTGGCTATATATTTTAGCGTGTAGCCTTACTATAAGTCTACATTTTAGAGCTTATCTTATATATGTTTACCTCTTAAATCTATAACATAGCGTTATAGATTTAACTTTGAGTATATTATTTTATGAAACTATAAGACAAAAGTTTATTGTTTTTGTGAAAAGAGTTACAACCCAAGGAGCGATACGGGCACCTTGAGTACACTTTTTTTTACTTGAGACATAACATTATGATTGATATTTGGCGTTAATTCTAATCCTCCCGCATGCACATCATTAGGGAAAAATACCGCTAGATCCCCACTTGTTAGAAGTATATTGCTACGACAGGGTGTGTTGATAGATTCATCAATAGGAAAAGGGCGACATACTTTTGGCAAAGTAGTTTTATGATTGCTAGTTTCTATATGTAAAGCCTTGTAATGCGAATATAAGCTGTATGGTAAGGCATTATCATATACAATTAAATCTCTACTTTCATCATAGGGAATCTTCACATCAAACGCGCTCCTATCACCAATACACATATATTCATATCCCTCTACCACAAGTTGAAAGTCAATAAATGCGCGATGTGTCTCAAAAAACGCATTTTTAGCTTCTTTAAGATGATAGGTTTGCTCGATGGCTCGCACACCTTGTGAGAGTGCATAGCTCACTTCTTTGCGTTCCTGCCCTGCTAAGTCAAGTTCAATAATCCTTTTATGTATGCTATGGGTAGGGTTTGTAGCATTAAGCATATAGTCTTTTGCTTCTTTAAGCATAGGATAAGCCTTAAAAAACCAATCAAGTTGGGTGAGTTTACCAATAATTGCCATTTATTGCTCCTTTGTGTAGGTTATGTGTCTATAGATTTGTGCTTCACAAGTAAGTGCCACACATTGCGTTTTTAAGTGCTATGCTCCTTTGCAATAAGAGGATTAGCACTCTTTGCTTTTAAATGTAAAAAATGAAGAAAAATATCGCGCAGAGTAAGAATATCCTTTATGGATACACGTTCATCTATGGCGTGGATTCTATCATTTGGCACACCAAGTTCTATCACATCTATCCCATATTGTGCGAAAAATCGCGCATCACTTGTACCCCCGCTTGTGCTTAATGTAGGTGTGATTTGTGCTGTATGCTTAATCGCCTCACAAAGTGTTTGTATGAGAGGGCTATCCTGCCGCGTGATAAAGGGTAATGAGCTAACTTTAAGGCTTAGCTCATAAGGCAGTGAGCTAAGCACAGAATCAATATAAGTCCGAATAGAATCTACATTGCTTAAAGGCGAATATCTCACATTAAACATTATTTTAAGATTCTGCGGCGTTACATTTACCACCTCCATACCGCCACGAATGTCTGTTATGACTAGACGTGTGGGCGTAAAATACTCATTTCCATTATCTAGTGCTGCACCGGCTAATGCACCAAGCCTATCTCCTAGCAATTCTATGGGATTGATACATTTTTCCGGATAGGCTACGTGCCCTTGCTTGCCTTGAATGGTGAGTATGCCATTAATTGAGCCGCGTCTGCCAATTTTACACATATCACCCGTGCGTTGAATGCTCGTAGGCTCGGCGACAATACAGCTATGAGGGAGCAAAGATTCCCTCTCTAGCTGCTCAAGCATATATTTTGTGCCATAAATGCCTTCACCCTCCTCGTCGCTTGTAAGCAAAATAGAAAGCATTAATGTAGAATTTTCAAAAGACGAAGATTCTAAAAAATCGCAAATCGCGCAAATAAACGCACTTATGCCGCCTTTCATATCTTGTGCACCACGACCGCAGATATAGCCCTCTTTTTCCAAGCCTGAAAATGGCTCAAAAGACCAATTTTCTCCCGTAGGCACGACGTCAATATGCCCAGCAAAGCATAAATGAAAAAGTGCGCTTTTATCAGTATTTTTAGGCATTATGGCAAAAAACAGATTTTTCACTCCTGCTTTTTCTTGCTCGATGATGAGGCTATCAAGCCCTTTACTTTGCACGATGGGTTGGAGCTTATCTAAAATATGCTTGTAAATCCCACATTCTTTGGGTGTGATGGTGGGATAGGTAATCAATTCTTGTAAGAATGTAATAGGCATAGGCAATCCTTGATGATGATTATTTAGAGAGGTTTTGGGTTTATT encodes:
- a CDS encoding YhcH/YjgK/YiaL family protein → MAIIGKLTQLDWFFKAYPMLKEAKDYMLNATNPTHSIHKRIIELDLAGQERKEVSYALSQGVRAIEQTYHLKEAKNAFFETHRAFIDFQLVVEGYEYMCIGDRSAFDVKIPYDESRDLIVYDNALPYSLYSHYKALHIETSNHKTTLPKVCRPFPIDESINTPCRSNILLTSGDLAVFFPNDVHAGGLELTPNINHNVMSQVKKSVLKVPVSLLGL
- a CDS encoding TonB-dependent receptor domain-containing protein — its product is MKIIPYSTLVASLLSSFAIADSLDSANNQMGGGHSQESSQNVDDENVRKVNLGRSVVSASGYEQDIKDAPASIAIIPREEILTRPIRDLGDAVQDIPGVYVEAGKTGGNTISMRGLGSAYTLILIDGKRQNVAQGFDANGFNGTFTSFMPPASMIERIEVIRGPASIIYGSDAMGGVINIITKKHSDRFSGGIQLETTLSQHPQTFGPQYGINGYMNIPLIKEMLSLNLRGAYKWGGQNAFYEPGKGPHTPITYTSGNNGSVNFSNPYYNWSATGYTQWNAGGRLNFTPNKNNYIYLDSEVFFARTGSLKTSSSSITAVRDFYKFNNILSHTADYDWGKINSYIQYSQTQWASHADTNSTWGSGLWPGSSKGNTVDWANGRYNRDLIFQSTFTDDFDFGRAGSLIFNGGVYYIWQQLYTKNNGFRRDMNQVALFAEGEYLINQYFSTTLGLRYNYSDIFKAIPNPRFYVNYNPTDWLTFKAGIATGVLVPQLSYLYEGYTLSTDRGNNNTTTASYGNKNLKPEQSVSYELSAILDTEPAMLILTGFYTDFNNKISSVTGIQPGTTIDGVLCDAAGANQCAFYRNLDSAMLTGAETSFKLKPIYGISLDASYGFTYSRTLSVSNANQEFLVGEPINNIPKHKFTIKPNYHYKNFDAYIRWSGNFQTPTSAVQQSSLATSARGLVGKYYKDYQLVDIAATYKFNKTYALTFAVNNLLDVKFYDPDNLITYSSGRGGTSYINPYQRILPARAYWISFRADW
- the dapE gene encoding succinyl-diaminopimelate desuccinylase; the encoded protein is MPITFLQELITYPTITPKECGIYKHILDKLQPIVQSKGLDSLIIEQEKAGVKNLFFAIMPKNTDKSALFHLCFAGHIDVVPTGENWSFEPFSGLEKEGYICGRGAQDMKGGISAFICAICDFLESSSFENSTLMLSILLTSDEEGEGIYGTKYMLEQLERESLLPHSCIVAEPTSIQRTGDMCKIGRRGSINGILTIQGKQGHVAYPEKCINPIELLGDRLGALAGAALDNGNEYFTPTRLVITDIRGGMEVVNVTPQNLKIMFNVRYSPLSNVDSIRTYIDSVLSSLPYELSLKVSSLPFITRQDSPLIQTLCEAIKHTAQITPTLSTSGGTSDARFFAQYGIDVIELGVPNDRIHAIDERVSIKDILTLRDIFLHFLHLKAKSANPLIAKEHST